The genomic stretch CCGGGCTCAATGTGCTGGGCGTCGTGCCGGTCAATGCGTCGCAGAGTGTCACCCTCACCCTTGCCTCTCTCACGCAGGCGAATAAAAGCACCCTGATCTTCGCGGGGGGGACCTCGACGACGGGGCTCCTCGGCGGGGGGAACGACCAGGTGATGATCGCGTCCGGGAATGACTCGAACGTGACTGCCGCGCTGGTCGGCGGCGGCGGGACGGCGGGGACCACGACGATCAGCATCGTCCCGTGGGCTGCCGCCGACAGCGAGGGGAATCTCTCGATCGTCCACGATTACCGGGCCGACGGCGGATTGGTCACCTACACCTCCGCGGGCGGTTTCCGGGTCCTCGCCAGCAGCGAGTATGCGACGGCGCTCGGCGCGAACGCGACCGATAATGTGATGCTGACCACCACCACGACGCTGGGGGCTTCGGCGACGGCGAACGCCCTCTATCTGGCGGGGAGCGGAGCCTCGCTGACCTTGACCGGCAAGACGCTGACACTGACGAGCGGCGTCCTGGTCGAGGCCATCGGAAGCTTCACTTCCGGCATCATCGGCGGGACCATCGATTTCGGGAGCCGGACCGGGTACGCGTATGACCTCCAGGGTACGGTGAGCAGCGTGTTCACGGGCAGCGGCGGCCTCGTCCTCTCCGCCTACGGCACCAATGCGACGACGCTGACCGGCCTCTCGACTTACACCGGCGGCACGTACATCAATGCGGGCAAGGTGATCATCGGGGCAACCAACGCCCTGCCCACCAGCACCGCTCTCTACCTCGGCGGGGCGGGGGTGCTCCTGAACAACTCGGGTAGCGTCTCCCAGCAGGTCGCCTCCCTCTCGGGCATCGGAACGATCATCGTCGGCGCGACGAACAAGTTCACCGTCGGCGGGGCCAACGGGACGAATCAGGCTGTCGAGATCAACAGCGGCGGCATTCTCTCGCCGGGCGATCCCTCCGGCAGTCTCCAGGCGGGGACGCTGATCCTGGGCGGGACGGTGGGGACTGTTGCGGTGACCAATCTCGTCTTCGACGTCGGCTCGATCTTCAACGTCGACATCGCCTCAGCGACGCAAAACGATCTGGTGAGCGTGATCAACGGCAGCGTTGTCATCAACGGAGGATCCATTGTCATTTCCAGCCTGAACGGATACACTGGGGCGGTCGGCAGCACTTACGACATCATGGACGCCAGCGGCGGCATTACCGGCAGCTTTTCCTCGGTGACTTCGGGCTACTCCCTGTCTATCGTGGGGAACAGTCTGATCCTCACGTTGGTCGCGGTTCCGGAGCCGTCGACGTGGATGCTCGGCCTGATGGGTCTTTTGATTCTGGCTCTCTGCCGCCTTCCCGGACGGCGGCTTTCTTCTCCCAACCATGAGTGACGATGCGATCAAGGGGGCGGCGGGCCTGGGGCGCGGAGGATTTTCCCTCGTCGAGCTCATGGTCGTCATCGCGCTCGTGGCGCTCGTGACGCTCTTCGCGGTTCCCTCCGTCCGGACGCTCGTCTCGGCGGGCCGCTTCACGTCCGATCTGGCCGCCATGGGCGGCGCCATCGAGCAGGCCCGGGCCTATGCCATCGGGGCCGACACGTACGTCTGGCTAGGGCTCTTCGAGGAGGACGGGGCAGCCCCTTCGGCGAAGCCTGCGCGCCCCGGCGTCGGTCGCATCGTCGTCTCCGTAGTGGCGTCGCGCGACGGGACGAAGATCTATGACGCGGCCCGCCCCGCCCCGCTGAATCCCGACCGCCTCCTGCAAGTGAACCCGCTCCTCCGCATCGCGGCCCACCTGACGGTTTACCCTGA from Verrucomicrobium sp. GAS474 encodes the following:
- a CDS encoding PEP-CTERM sorting domain-containing protein; the protein is MKKRSLFRSLSARKLGWVALFCVAGSGSALAQWTGTSSGLLYETTANWNGGVINDVFSNNLGLNQTVKVSASRTVSGLTFSYGDAFALTILPATGTGYTLTLNGDVYQSVGGSSSNLTVTLGNSTSAINLDLGGATRTFNINPATAAGQTSADTLAVYGTLSNGNLLKTGIGGLTLNSNSSTLTGSVTVNQGLLTLATANGAMTGISGLAINSVPSTTANYLGEWGEVILDNSAAVNNNRLSSTAPITLDGGALVVKGNSSAAVSQAVGSVSLVAGLNVLGVVPVNASQSVTLTLASLTQANKSTLIFAGGTSTTGLLGGGNDQVMIASGNDSNVTAALVGGGGTAGTTTISIVPWAAADSEGNLSIVHDYRADGGLVTYTSAGGFRVLASSEYATALGANATDNVMLTTTTTLGASATANALYLAGSGASLTLTGKTLTLTSGVLVEAIGSFTSGIIGGTIDFGSRTGYAYDLQGTVSSVFTGSGGLVLSAYGTNATTLTGLSTYTGGTYINAGKVIIGATNALPTSTALYLGGAGVLLNNSGSVSQQVASLSGIGTIIVGATNKFTVGGANGTNQAVEINSGGILSPGDPSGSLQAGTLILGGTVGTVAVTNLVFDVGSIFNVDIASATQNDLVSVINGSVVINGGSIVISSLNGYTGAVGSTYDIMDASGGITGSFSSVTSGYSLSIVGNSLILTLVAVPEPSTWMLGLMGLLILALCRLPGRRLSSPNHE
- a CDS encoding prepilin-type N-terminal cleavage/methylation domain-containing protein, producing the protein MSDDAIKGAAGLGRGGFSLVELMVVIALVALVTLFAVPSVRTLVSAGRFTSDLAAMGGAIEQARAYAIGADTYVWLGLFEEDGAAPSAKPARPGVGRIVVSVVASRDGTKIYDAARPAPLNPDRLLQVNPLLRIAAHLTVYPDGTGTSSDQGKTFEARPAVSGSRIGDTLPAAPSATSFPYPLSGAPQYTFVKSLQFNPAGEMKINNDTAGFQPITEIGLKPAHGNAVDAASSDLAAVHVAGLTGAVRIYRR